A single genomic interval of Chryseobacterium paludis harbors:
- a CDS encoding LptE family protein encodes MNFKIKNINIMQSRVFWLLLIGLSVLNSCYSFTGSSLKDEKTIQINEFPNNAALVNPTLSQQFSTDIQNRFLQRTTLKGTKENADILVEGEITDYSITPTTISSNTQTTSTGGTVQESQNKLTITVKVHYENKLHPDLSFDRTYSDEAVFNSSLSQSDIEASQVKIVNERIINKIFNDIVANW; translated from the coding sequence ATGAATTTTAAAATTAAAAATATTAATATAATGCAGTCGAGAGTTTTTTGGCTTTTGTTGATAGGTCTAAGTGTTTTAAACTCGTGTTACAGTTTTACGGGATCATCTTTAAAAGATGAAAAAACAATTCAGATCAATGAATTTCCAAACAATGCAGCTCTGGTAAATCCTACTTTGTCTCAACAGTTTTCAACAGATATTCAGAACCGTTTCTTGCAAAGAACAACATTAAAAGGGACAAAAGAAAACGCTGATATATTGGTGGAAGGAGAAATTACAGATTATTCTATTACTCCGACAACAATCAGTTCCAATACGCAAACGACATCTACAGGTGGAACGGTGCAGGAATCACAAAATAAACTAACCATCACCGTTAAGGTGCATTATGAGAATAAATTACACCCTGATTTAAGTTTTGACAGAACCTATTCAGATGAGGCTGTATTTAACAGCAGCTTGTCTCAGAGTGACATAGAAGCTTCACAGGTGAAAATTGTAAACGAAAGAATCATTAATAAGATATTTAACGATATTGTAGCGAACTGGTAA
- a CDS encoding sigma-54 interaction domain-containing protein, translated as MSVELQNIKNRFGIIGNFPALNRALEKSIQVAPTDISVLVIGESGVGKEFIPKIIHSESRRKHQPYIVVNCGAIPEGTIDSELFGHEKGAFTGATATRKGYFEVADGGTIFLDEVGELPLQTQVRLLRVLESGEFMKVGSSQVQKTNVRIVAATNVNMMKAIQDGRFREDLFYRLNTVQIDMPPLRERKGDIHLLFRKFAIDFAEKYRMPELVLEPSAVHYVENYSFPGNVRQLRNLVEQMTVVERERSVSVEKLAEYIPMETHLPMVVNAPNSQKQNDFGNEREIMYKILFDMRNDINDLKSLTSELIKNRGAGDLSSQEKTLINRLYTPESQQNVNSNSLLYFEDSHPVVQTPTIISNSDDSYEDIEDIEIEENKPESLSLQNNEKDLIIKALEKHKGRRNKAADELGISQRTLYRKIKQYNLED; from the coding sequence ATGAGCGTCGAGTTACAAAATATAAAAAACCGTTTCGGGATCATTGGGAATTTTCCCGCATTGAATCGTGCTTTAGAAAAATCTATTCAGGTAGCACCCACCGATATTTCAGTATTGGTTATTGGAGAAAGTGGGGTAGGAAAAGAATTTATTCCAAAAATTATCCATTCAGAGTCCAGAAGAAAACATCAACCTTACATCGTTGTGAACTGTGGAGCAATTCCGGAAGGGACGATTGATTCCGAATTATTCGGACATGAAAAAGGAGCCTTTACAGGAGCAACTGCAACAAGAAAAGGGTATTTTGAAGTTGCGGATGGTGGAACGATCTTTCTGGATGAGGTTGGTGAACTTCCTTTACAGACGCAGGTTCGTTTATTGAGAGTCCTGGAGAGCGGGGAATTTATGAAAGTAGGTTCTTCACAGGTGCAGAAAACGAATGTGAGAATTGTTGCCGCAACAAACGTCAATATGATGAAGGCTATTCAGGATGGAAGATTTAGAGAGGATTTATTCTATCGTTTAAACACCGTACAGATTGATATGCCGCCTTTGAGAGAGCGAAAAGGAGATATTCATTTGTTATTTAGAAAATTTGCTATAGATTTTGCTGAAAAATATAGAATGCCAGAGCTCGTATTAGAGCCAAGTGCGGTTCATTATGTTGAAAATTATAGTTTCCCAGGAAATGTTCGTCAGTTGAGGAATTTGGTAGAGCAGATGACTGTTGTTGAAAGGGAAAGAAGTGTTAGTGTTGAAAAACTGGCAGAGTATATCCCAATGGAAACTCATTTGCCAATGGTAGTTAATGCACCAAATTCACAAAAGCAAAATGATTTCGGGAATGAAAGAGAGATTATGTATAAGATTCTCTTCGATATGAGAAATGATATCAATGATTTAAAATCCTTAACTTCAGAACTCATAAAAAATAGAGGGGCAGGTGATTTAAGTTCTCAGGAAAAAACATTGATTAACAGGCTTTACACTCCGGAATCTCAACAAAATGTAAATTCCAATTCTTTGTTGTATTTTGAAGACAGTCATCCTGTTGTTCAGACACCAACCATCATTTCAAATTCGGATGACAGCTATGAAGACATTGAAGATATAGAAATTGAAGAAAATAAACCAGAATCACTTTCTCTTCAAAATAATGAAAAAGATTTGATTATCAAAGCTTTAGAAAAGCATAAGGGACGTAGGAATAAAGCAGCCGATGAATTGGGAATTTCACAAAGAACATTATACAGAAAAATAAAACAATATAACTTAGAAGACTAA
- the miaB gene encoding tRNA (N6-isopentenyl adenosine(37)-C2)-methylthiotransferase MiaB encodes MQEKYIDETKQGEAFAIAERDGNSKKLFLESYGCQMNFSDSEIVASILNDQGYNTTLKVEEADLILLNTCSIREKAEQTVRMRLAQFKNLKKERPHMTVGVLGCMAERLKTKFLEEEQLVDLVVGPDAYRDLPNLLKETEDGRDAINVILSKEETYADINPVRLGGNGVTAFVTITRGCDNMCTFCVVPFTRGRERSRDPHSILEECKNLWNSGYKEITLLGQNVDSYLWYGGGPKKDFAKASEMQKATAVDFAQLLDQVAKAVPQMRIRFSTSNPQDMSLNVFRVMAKHDNICKYVHLPVQSGSNNMLAAMNRQHTREEYLELIKKAKEIVPDISFSQDMIIGFCNETEEDHQDTLSLMKEVEYDYGYMFAYSERPGTPAHKKLEDNIPADVKQRRLAEVIALQGDLSRQRMKTYVGRVHQILIEGISKKNKNQWKGRNSQNAVCVFDMLEGQKMGDIVDVFVFDNTQGTLLGETVK; translated from the coding sequence GTGCAGGAAAAATATATAGACGAAACAAAACAGGGAGAAGCTTTTGCTATTGCTGAAAGAGACGGGAATTCTAAAAAATTGTTTTTGGAAAGCTACGGCTGTCAGATGAATTTCTCTGATTCTGAAATTGTTGCTTCTATTCTAAATGATCAAGGTTATAATACAACATTGAAAGTAGAAGAGGCTGATTTAATCCTTTTAAATACTTGCTCCATTCGTGAGAAAGCTGAACAAACTGTAAGAATGCGTCTTGCTCAGTTCAAAAATCTTAAAAAAGAAAGACCTCATATGACTGTTGGGGTTTTAGGATGTATGGCGGAGAGATTAAAGACCAAATTTCTGGAAGAGGAACAACTAGTGGATCTGGTTGTTGGTCCGGATGCTTATAGAGACTTACCCAACTTACTAAAGGAAACAGAGGATGGTAGAGATGCTATTAATGTTATACTTTCCAAAGAAGAAACGTATGCGGATATCAACCCGGTTCGGTTAGGTGGAAATGGTGTTACTGCCTTTGTTACCATAACAAGAGGTTGCGATAATATGTGTACTTTCTGTGTCGTTCCTTTTACAAGAGGACGAGAAAGAAGTCGTGATCCACATTCAATTCTTGAAGAATGTAAAAACCTTTGGAATAGTGGATATAAAGAAATTACTCTTTTAGGGCAAAACGTTGACTCTTATCTTTGGTATGGTGGAGGACCTAAGAAAGATTTTGCTAAAGCTTCTGAAATGCAGAAAGCTACAGCAGTTGATTTCGCTCAGTTACTTGATCAGGTCGCTAAAGCTGTTCCTCAAATGAGAATAAGATTCTCAACATCCAATCCTCAGGATATGAGCCTGAATGTATTCAGAGTTATGGCGAAGCATGATAATATTTGTAAATATGTTCACCTTCCGGTTCAAAGTGGAAGCAATAATATGTTGGCAGCAATGAACAGACAACATACCCGTGAAGAATATTTAGAGCTGATTAAAAAAGCTAAAGAAATAGTTCCCGACATCTCTTTTTCTCAGGATATGATCATTGGTTTCTGCAACGAGACAGAAGAAGATCATCAGGATACTTTAAGTCTGATGAAAGAAGTAGAATATGATTACGGTTATATGTTTGCTTATTCAGAAAGGCCGGGAACACCAGCGCATAAAAAACTGGAGGATAATATTCCTGCAGATGTTAAACAAAGACGTTTAGCAGAAGTAATCGCTTTACAGGGAGACCTTTCCAGACAGCGTATGAAGACTTACGTTGGAAGAGTTCATCAGATTTTAATTGAAGGAATTTCTAAAAAGAATAAAAATCAGTGGAAAGGAAGGAATTCTCAAAATGCTGTTTGTGTGTTTGATATGCTGGAAGGACAAAAAATGGGTGACATTGTGGATGTTTTTGTTTTTGACAATACACAAGGCACACTTTTAGGGGAAACGGTAAAGTAG
- a CDS encoding thiamine pyrophosphate-dependent enzyme: protein MAKNIAEQIVEMLESANVKRIYAVTGDSLNHLNAAVKKSSIKWIHVRHEEVGAYAAAAEAELDGFAVCAGSSGPGHVHLINGVYEAHRSHVPMLVIASTIPSDEMGTDYFQETNTIKLFDDCSYYNQMITRPEQVQRTVQTAIQHAISKKGVAVIGLPGDVSEMNAEEGTTSTQIFKTNPIVRPSDEELTHLAKIINESEKVTIYCGIGAENANPEVVGLSKFLKAPVGYSFRGKMAIQPNNPNEVGLTGLLGFPSAYHAMHDADLVILLGTDFPYQKFMPVKNKIVQIDESPERLGRRAKLELGLTGDVRETIKALLPLLKEKTDAHFLNQQIEFYGKVKENQLAYVKDFGKEDAIQPEYVAHTLDRIAKKDAIFTVDTGMCCVWGARFITGTGERKMLGSFNHGSMANAMPMAIGASLAYPDRQVIAMCGDGGLSMLLGDMATIFQYKLPVKLIVFNNRTLGMVKLEMEVGGMPDNETDMINPDFAMVAQAMGYPGKNVHKPEEVEAAIEECLNYNGPYLLNIFTNPNALALPPKIDFDQVIGMTKSMAQLMLGGKMEEVLETVKSNYKHIKGLL from the coding sequence ATGGCAAAGAATATAGCAGAGCAAATTGTTGAAATGCTTGAAAGCGCAAATGTAAAAAGGATTTATGCAGTAACAGGTGACAGCCTTAATCATTTAAATGCTGCAGTAAAAAAAAGCAGTATCAAATGGATCCATGTTCGACATGAGGAAGTCGGAGCTTATGCGGCGGCGGCGGAAGCAGAGCTGGATGGCTTTGCGGTATGTGCCGGAAGCAGTGGTCCTGGCCATGTTCATCTTATCAATGGAGTATATGAAGCACATCGGTCCCATGTTCCTATGTTGGTTATTGCCTCTACAATTCCAAGTGATGAGATGGGGACAGATTACTTCCAGGAAACAAACACGATAAAATTATTTGATGATTGCAGCTATTACAATCAAATGATTACAAGACCTGAACAGGTTCAGAGAACTGTTCAAACGGCAATTCAGCATGCAATATCTAAAAAAGGGGTAGCTGTTATTGGTCTTCCTGGCGATGTCTCAGAAATGAATGCAGAAGAAGGAACAACATCCACTCAAATATTCAAAACAAATCCAATCGTTCGTCCTTCAGATGAAGAATTAACTCATTTAGCAAAGATCATCAATGAAAGTGAGAAGGTAACCATCTATTGTGGGATTGGAGCCGAAAATGCCAATCCTGAAGTGGTAGGATTATCAAAATTTTTAAAGGCACCTGTAGGATATTCATTTAGAGGTAAGATGGCTATTCAGCCTAATAATCCCAATGAAGTGGGTCTGACAGGTTTATTAGGTTTTCCTTCAGCTTATCATGCAATGCACGATGCCGATCTTGTTATTCTTTTAGGGACTGATTTTCCTTACCAGAAATTTATGCCGGTAAAAAATAAAATTGTTCAGATTGATGAAAGTCCTGAGAGATTAGGGAGAAGAGCCAAGCTGGAACTTGGATTAACGGGAGATGTAAGAGAAACAATTAAAGCATTATTACCTTTATTAAAGGAAAAGACAGATGCTCATTTCTTAAATCAGCAAATTGAGTTTTATGGAAAAGTAAAAGAAAATCAGCTTGCTTATGTAAAGGATTTTGGAAAAGAGGATGCTATTCAACCGGAATACGTGGCACATACTTTAGATCGTATCGCCAAGAAAGATGCTATTTTTACGGTAGATACAGGAATGTGTTGTGTTTGGGGAGCTAGATTTATAACAGGAACCGGGGAGCGCAAAATGTTAGGCTCCTTTAATCATGGCTCGATGGCGAATGCAATGCCGATGGCTATTGGTGCTTCACTGGCTTATCCCGATCGACAGGTGATCGCGATGTGTGGAGATGGAGGATTATCGATGCTATTGGGTGATATGGCAACTATTTTTCAATATAAACTTCCTGTGAAACTAATCGTTTTCAATAACCGGACTTTAGGTATGGTAAAATTGGAAATGGAAGTTGGTGGAATGCCGGATAATGAAACGGATATGATTAATCCGGATTTTGCGATGGTGGCCCAGGCAATGGGGTATCCGGGAAAAAATGTTCATAAGCCTGAAGAAGTAGAAGCGGCTATTGAAGAATGCTTGAATTACAATGGTCCCTATCTTCTCAATATTTTTACAAATCCAAATGCTCTGGCGTTACCTCCAAAAATAGATTTTGATCAGGTAATAGGAATGACTAAATCTATGGCACAGCTTATGTTAGGTGGAAAAATGGAAGAGGTTTTGGAAACGGTGAAGAGTAATTACAAACATATTAAGGGATTGTTGTAA